CaggttatatattttttaatttttaacaatgTTTTTCAAGAGGACACGCTATGTAAACCGTAATAAAACGATTTCAAATTTAGTCCAGATGTCAAGATTACTGGTGTTGGAATCCGACATTTCGTTTTTAACATCTGCTATCGAGAATTGGTCCAAGTAGGTACCTATTATTGAATTTGTGTgtagttaataataataaaacgaGAAACAATAATGGCTCCACCCAAAAGCAATGTTTGGTtgcattttaataaaattaatcaaTCTCTCTATAATCAAGAACAATCTCTCTATAATTTTTgctccaaagttttaaaaacatcagGAAAGACATCCAATTTATACGCCCACTGAAAACAAAAACATGGTGGAGCTATTTAATCAAGTAAATAAACCAAAGAAATGGTAgcgagaagaagaatatatcgATGTATTGCATATATCGATATATTTTCTccgatatatttatatttatattgatatcttaattcgatgtatcatatgatacgATATATCGATGTGTAATTTGTTTTTGCCGTCTAGTTCCCgctaggaagacgatcagtgggaagaccaggaaaacgatggaacgacaacttactgcgGAGGCACgttaaaaaacagacagagttatgtctatacaaaaagaagaaggtttttatatcacttccggttaaaaaATTGTAACCAGAAGTGCCACATTATACCTAGTCAGAAATAGTACACGTGATATATCATTCGACTCGTATTGAAAAGTTAAGCTCGAATATGTAGATCCGGTTTTGatgtcatttccggttaaaaagttatgacctgaagtttggcaaaaattactcaaaattagtgaaatcgtagaTCATTCGACGCAAACTTACacaaagagttcaaatatcgacttccggtcacatagggtgaaaacctaggacttttgccttttaaaaatcttttttgaaaacgatttctgTAATGGAAATCGAATCTTGACAcaatattataaaatgtaattttcattacaatcaattgtaatgaaataaataaatcccttatataaacataatatttaacatATAATTGTGTCTCTTATGAAACTGTGATCTGCTTACCTCCTATATTTGTTACTTTTTCTACTATTTTACTGTTCTTATATTGTTTAATGTGCTTCTGTATATTTTAGTTACAAGAGGTATTCTCAATGTAGTGATAAACGGTTCAAATCTTCGTAGTTATACAGGAGGAATATGGTTGTCTGCCGATTGTAATAAAAGTAATCCTGACCTTTGGACCGTAAACTTAGTAGGATATGGCAGAGAAAATAATGTCGACTATTGGATTCTTAAAAACTGGGTTGACAGTTCATGGGGAGAGGGAGGATTTTTTAGATTAATTAGAAATCAAAATGCTTGTGGTATTACTGATAAAGTTTTAGTACCAATCGTTGTAATATAACTTATGTGTatttgtttgtaaataaaaattattgatAGATATACAGCTTTATTGTTTTAATgataaatattattttgtattctctCACTCAGTAATTTTCCAAGTTCAGTGAAAAAAACTTGTATTGGTAAATCTCAAGAGGATTGAAAATAGGCAAATTTACGGAGCCAATCTACGAAGATATACAAGATGCGTGAAAACATAAAAGTAATAATTTGATGTCAATTTAAATTGACATTCAAATTATAAAACTCTTATATAGGTACTACCTACCATGATACTATAATTAAAGTTAATGTTAATGTTATAGTATCATGCTACCTACTTATTTACTTAGCGTATTTACAAGCAGTCGTGGGCTTGGGTCTGGGTCTAACCACGATACACTAACACCGGTATGTGCAGGAGCATCGCAGTGACGTCACTTGCGAAGCAGAATTTGAAACTGAATGTAACGTAGatgttaattattataaatacaaATTAATCATACGAATTTAAACTCATGTGTAATCtgtaaaaattgtatttgttaacTATTTCCTGTATGTTATGAATTTCCAAGAAAAACATAAACTATAATGCATGAAAAGGATATACTCAAATAGATAATCTGTATACAATATATAAACTACACATATCCACCTAAAGCTGTCAATATGACattaaataatagttatttatgacacagttcgtgaagtatactttttgcgaacgcacgggATGTTTATATAGAGCACTAGCGacaacggagtgagtgctatacatcgcaaaaagtacttcacgcacagtttcatacaatattttatctacgataaacaaataaaaaactgtaaccctccgtcactggaattcatttctattctacagtTTTTAGAACTTTGTTCaacaaaccacaaaactgtcaaaatttttgttgtaatttattgctcattatgtcatcaccatgacaacgcgaaagttaaggagatttgattatataaaagtgtcaaaaacagtgcgaaaagtaaatcccatttaaaatacattgttacttcacgcacactttaaacccttcacgcactgctatctataatgacagttttcacaaactaaaaacttatacataatatgatataGAGCAGATAAAAATATTTAACGAATTAACACAAATATCACATCACAATATATTATGTAATCAACGTAAATAAAAGCGAATTGCTTCGCACGTGACGTCATGCGCAAAACTGGCCAATTTTTGAAGGGCTATCGAGCATACCGGTGTTAGTGTATCGTGGGTCTAACCATCCACTGAATGTAGATCATCTTGCTTCCAAGTAGTCTGAGTAAATCGTTGATTGATGAAACCTTACCGATTGTCTCTTAATATTGGTGTAATGACTTTAAGAATATTGCTGGACTTAATTCGTCTAACATTTCTTCTTTGTTccagaattttttattaaactttgtATTTTCACTGTAGAAGAAGTCATACTCTTCTGTTGATTTTTTGCTTATCATACTTATACATGTATGGCCTATATCTTCTTGAATCTTGTTGGATTTCTGTACCGTCCTCGTTGTTTTTTCGCATCTTAAGATCCGATATATCATGATTTATATAATATTGAAATAGCAAACAAAAAAACAGAGTGTGTGTACAATTCGAATGTCCTATGTCCGAACTTCTCCGAggtaaatattttaattagactGCGAACTCTCAAGAGTACACCCCAATTTATAACCTCACAATGGTCTTCTCTGTCCtattttatggtgttgaatcatggaccttgaacgaagatatgtgccgaaaattggaagcatttgagatgtggcttaaTCGGAGAATTCCTAAAAtgccatggactgatcgggtccttagaagaatggggaagaaccgagaagtaccaaccaccatcaaatctcgaaagttggaatactttgaacacattatgcgaaatgaatccagatatgccctcctacaagccatcctgtaagaaaaaatatttggaaagcgaggtccacgaataagaacatcctggttaaagaacctcagaacctggttcaatacAACATCTGTGCACCTTTTCCGCGTttctgcagataaagtgaagattgccatgatgatcgccaacattcttcacggataggcacatcaagaagaagaatacgtctcggttcttcttcattcttttgAGGATCTCCTCATTTGTGATTGTGGCCcgtcagtccacgggattttaagaattctctgATATAGCCAAATATCAAATGCTTCTTATAAAAAAGGGCCGAATACAACTTGGTATATTATAATATTCACTAACCACGTAGGAGAAACAAAATTAGGTGGAAATTCACTGTATTACTCCAACCACAAATCgaaaaatgaagaagaaactAAATAAAAAGGGTTTcattttttaaaacttataatcagtgttgaatttgtttgcattacaaaaaatataaaaaatacatctAAATATTCATATGAGAGTAGTAATCCTGAAAAACCTGCACATAAATCTCTTTTTCAGACTGACTCATTTCTGCAATTATAGTATCGTTAATTTCAGTTATAGGATATGTCTTGTTGCCAACAGTAACAGTCGGAACATCATCATTGTCGTCATCATCTGAATCCATTGTTTCTACATCTTGCATTTCGTCATGAACATCATTCATTTCATCTGAACTGGACTCTGATTCATTGTTCAAACCCTTAACAGCATTAAGTGTTGTGTTCGTTGGTCTCTTTTCGTGAGCTAGTAGGACTGACATAATATCATCATTCTTGGCATTTGTACCACCAGCTAAAATGAAATATCAAATTAAGAAATAAACTTAAATTACATATATTGGTTGTTCACATGAAAAGGTACGAAACGTGGTAACAACGTAACCGCAAACATATTTGCCTGTGCTGCTATGGGATAACGTAGTAAGGCATCCAGGGATGCAAATGTAGCCTTCGGCTTTGATCGGGGCATGCCCGGGTGGCCGCATCCGCAGGAGAGAGTAGAGGCTCTTATATGAGCGCCATTCAATTGACGCGGGAGTTCGTGTGAGGACATCATGGCGGTCAATTGCAAAATTGGACCATTGAGGAGCAACGAGACGTTATCAGGTTTCAGACGGCGGCGGAAGGGGTTAACCGGCCGCTATTCTTCGTCGGATGCTAACCGGATACGGGGAAGACTGTGTGTCCGACAAGTCAGTGAGAAAATCACGAAGGGTATGGTTCTGCTCCACGATAATGCGCCTCCAGAGTCACACAAGCGGAAATTGCCAATTTCAAGTGTGGAAGCAGCTTGATCATGCGCCCTACTATTTCCATGTGTTTGGTCCCCTAAAAAAACATCTCAAAGGGAAGCGCTTCAACTCAGACGACGAACTGAAGGACGCTGTGAGGGCCTCGGTCTCGTCACGGCCACAGGAATTCTGGGAATAAGGAATCTTTCGGCTCGTTAATTAATGGGGTCGTTGTGCTTATGCCAATGGTGAATACTTTTAATAAAGACTTCATTTATACCCAGTGTCGTTTCGTACCTTTTCATTTGAACAACGTAATAGAATAATTGAACAGAGAGTAATCTCGAATTAGACGAAACAAAAGAACAAATTCGACACAAAAAAAACATACATTATGCGTTTTAGATAAATCAACTCACCTGTAGCCTCTGCAATATCACCTAAACTATCACTAACTTTATTAGACTCTTGTGAGTCCATATTTGTTATAACAGTAGATTCAGTCATCCATATTGGTTGTTCCTTCCGGTTAGCAGTAGAGTTACTTTCTTCTCCAATAGTGATATCAACTCTAGTTTCTTCCACTGCAAATCCTCCTCTCCTAGTCGCTTCTCCGGACCATTCCTGTCCAGGTGGAGGGGCATTGGATCTCTTATCCAAACCTCTGATTGTACTAATATCAACTGGTTCAGGTTCTAGTACTTCAGGTGCTAATTTAATACCTTCTACTTCACGCAATAGAATATACAGAGGATCTAATTGTTCATTGAATTTTGCTAATAGTAACCTAGAATCTTTTTTGGGTAAGGCTGATGAATCTTCTTCAACAACTTCTCTACAATATGTACAATGGAATTCGCCAGTTGTGAAATCAAATAGTTGATCAGCTTccaaatctaaaaatatttattatttaattagtgcagtcactggaggtggatatgagctattacctccgatttcgttgaacctccatagagttgcacgaaaattggtgagtggttagaggatatctcaaggaacaaaggcgacatggtgccaacttgcggttttaccctgggggtggatgccaccccttctcgagggtgaaaattattttattgaaaataaccccataattcgatagaggcacaaattctaagcaaaatttgttatataaatttattaaaataaatcaaaactttttgagtt
This genomic window from Diabrotica virgifera virgifera chromosome 1, PGI_DIABVI_V3a contains:
- the LOC114324170 gene encoding general transcription factor IIE subunit 1, with the protein product MTEEKLVTEVPSSLKQLARLVVRGFYSIEDALIIDMLVRNPCMKEDDICELLKFERKMLRARIATLKNDKFIQVRLRMETGSDGKAQKVNYYFINYKTFVNVIKYKLDLMRKRLETEERDATSRASFKCPGCLKTFTDLEADQLFDFTTGEFHCTYCREVVEEDSSALPKKDSRLLLAKFNEQLDPLYILLREVEGIKLAPEVLEPEPVDISTIRGLDKRSNAPPPGQEWSGEATRRGGFAVEETRVDITIGEESNSTANRKEQPIWMTESTVITNMDSQESNKVSDSLGDIAEATAGGTNAKNDDIMSVLLAHEKRPTNTTLNAVKGLNNESESSSDEMNDVHDEMQDVETMDSDDDDNDDVPTVTVGNKTYPITEINDTIIAEMSQSEKEIYVQVFQDYYSHMNI